The DNA region CCTTGAGCCCCGCGAGGGCCGTCACGAAGAACGGGCGGGCCGAGAACAGCATCACCGGCAGCGAGACGAGCAGCGAGAACCACCGGAAGAGCCACTCGAACGGCGACGCCATCCCGGAGTACTCACCAGCGTAGAGCGCCCCGTGCATGAACATCAGGTTCATCGCGCACGCGGCGGCGACACCGAGGCGCGCGAGACCGGCGCGGTCTTCGACGCGCCGCGCTTCCTGCGCACGCGCCGCGCGATGCACGTGCGGCGTGTAGCCCAGCCGGTCGAGGGCGCGGCCGACGGCCGAGAGCCGCGTCCGCTCCGGCGTCCACGTGACGTCCGCGACGGCGTTGCCGAGGTTGAGGCGGATTTCGTCAACGCCGGGCAGGGCCGACGGGAGCCGCTCGACGAGCCAGACGCAGGCGGCGCAGTGGACGCCCTCGAGATAGAGACGGGTGAGGCGCCGGCCCGAGGCCAGCTCGTCGGTGGCTTCGGCTTGGACCGACTCGTCGTCGAAGTCTTCGAAACTGCGTCCGGTTACCTTTGCCGGCTCGAGCACGCCGCCCTGCTGGTCGACGAGCCGGTAGTACTGGTCGAAGCCCCACTCCCGGACGAGCGTGTGGACCTGGCGACATCCGCCGCAGCAGAACTGCTCGGTGTCGCCGTCGCGCAGCAGGCTGGCCGGCACCGCGAGCCCGCAGTGGGCGCACGCGACGGGGGCGCCCTGCCGGTGGCGCGTCCCGCTGGGGAAGGTCATGGCGGTCCTCCCCCCGGCACGTCGAAGCGGGCCGCATGGACGAACCGGAGCCCGTCCTGACTCGCGTCGATCCGGAATTCCCACCGACCAGCGTCATCGACGCGGACGAGGGCGCGGTAACTCCCGGCGGCCTGTGGCAGCTCGACCAGCTCGCCCGACTGGTTCAGCCGGGTGTCCGACGGGCGGATGGCGAAGAAGTGGCCCGCGAGCCCCGAGACGGGCTGGCCGTGGCGATCCGCCACCCGGATGTCGACCGGTCGCGGCATCCCCGGGTAGAAGGGGATGTCCGACGGCAGTTCGTAGCGGACCGTCCATCCGATCTCACGGCTCGCCTGCTCGACGGCGCGGTCGACGTCCCACCGACGCGCGGCCTCGTAGTAGCCCTTGATCGGGCGCGGCGTATCGGGGCGCGTGGCGACCCACACCAGGATGCCGCACGCGATGATCGACATCGAGAGCAGGCCGCCCAGATAGATCGGCCAGCGGTACTCGGAGAGCAGCCGGAAGAGCTTCACGGGGCCCCTCCCGGTGGACCGTACGGGCCGAGCAGCAGGAACTCGATTTCCTTCTCGAAGCCCCGGTCGGAGCGCACCACGTAGCGGACGCGCGCCTGGCCGTCGACGAAGACCTCGCGCGGCACCGTCGTGACGGCGTTGACGTTGACGAGCTTCGAGGGCTCGATCACGATGGGCGATTCGCTCACCACGAGCCTGGCGTCGGATGGGCTCAGCACCTCGATGGTGAAGCTCTGCGTCTCGTCGCGCTGGTTGGTGATCCTGACGCGCTGCTGGTTGGCCACCTCTCCGGTCGGCAGGAGGCGGTACGGCTCGCGACCGCCCCGGACGAACTCGACGAGCGCGTCGCCGCGCGTGGCGACGAGCCAGGCGAAGCTGCCCCACGCCACGGTCATCAGCGCGAGATAGGCGAAGGTGCGCGGCCGCCAGACGCGCCGCGCCCCCCCCCGCTGTTCACGCTCGGAGGTGTAGCGGATGAGGCCGATTGGCTTGCCGATGCCCCGCATCACCGCGTCGCACGCGTCGATGCACTGCGCCGTGCCGATGCACTCGGGTTGCAGGCCCCGCTTGATGTCGGTACCGGTCGGGCACGCATTCACGCACGCGCGGCAGGCGATGCAGTCGCCGGCGACGACGCCCGCCACGCGCTCGCGAACCCGCATCCGGGGTTCCCCGCGCCGCTCGTCGTAGGCGACGAGGATCGTGTCCTGGTCGGCGATGACGTTCTGCAGCCGGCCGTAGGGGCACGCGATCGTGCACATCTGGTCGCGGAACCAGCCGAAGTCGAAGAGGATGGCCCCCGTGAGGCCCACGATCGTGAAGATCGAGCCCTTCCAGGCCAGGGGTTCGGCGACGAGACCGGCCACGAGCGGCCCGAAGCCCGTGAAGTAGGCGACGAAGGTGATGGCCATGAAGAGGGCGACGACGGTCCACGCAGACCACTTCCCGACCTTGATCGCGGCCTTGCGCGGGGTGACCGGCGCGGCGTTCAGCAGACGCTGCTTGCGGGGGCCGCCCTCGAGGAAGGACTCGATGGGCCGGAACAGGAACTCGAGGTAGACCGTCTGCGGGCACGCGTAGCCGCACCACATCCGTCCATAGCTCGTGGCGAGGAAGAAGACCGTGACGATGACGCCGAAGCCGAAGGAGACGAGCACGAGGCTGTCGGTCGGGTTGAAGGTCGCGCCGAAGATGTAGGTGTTGCGCGTGGCGAGGTCGATCTGAACGGCGGGGCGTCCGGCCATCGTGACGTGCGGCAGGGCGAAGAAGAGCAGGAAGAGCACGTAAGCGATGGCCCGCCGGATGTGCCAGTAGCGCCCCCGGTGGACGAGCGGGTGCATGAACTTCCGCTTGCCGTCCGCCGACAGGCTGTAGAGCAGCTCGTCCTCGGGCGCCGGCTCGAAGACGCGCTCGTAGCCGATCGGCGCCGCCGGTGCAGGGTCCGGCGGCTTCTTCCTGACTTCCTCGTGCACGTCAGTTCCCGGGGAGCGGTTCGGGCACCACCCGGTCTCCCTCGGACGGCCGCGCGTTGGGCGGGGTGGTGCCCTGGAGGCTCCTCACGTACGCCACGACCGCGGCGAGCTCGTCGGGCGCGAGGGCCCGGCCCCACGGCGGCATGCCCCTGGCCGGCCAGCCCTTGGCCACCGACTGGAAGATCTGCTCGACCCGTCCCCCGTGGATCCAGTACTCGTCGGTGAGGTTCGGGCCAATCAGCCCCTGCGCCTGCTCGCCGTGGCACGAGGCGCACGACCGCGCGAAGCGCGTCTGGCCGAGATCGAGCACCGCGGGGTCCGCGGCGCCGGCCAGCAGGTCGGCTGGTGAGGGCGGGACGAGCGGGTTGGCATCGAAGTGCGCCTGGACGGAGGCCAGCGCCCGCTCGGTGTCGGCCCGGTACTCCGCCTCCATCGTCCCCTCGCCGAAACTGAGCGCGTAGAACATCAGGTAGGCCGCCGAGAAGATGAGCGAGCCCCACCAGATGGCCATGAGCCAGCCCGGCATCGGGTTGTCGTACTCCTTGATGCCGTCGAGCTCGTGGAGGACCTTGTCTTCGAACTGTGCCATGGTGTCCCCTGCACTCCAGCTGCCACGGGCAGCGGTCGGTTGCCTGCCGCTCGCGTCACACGCGGCTCTGCGCCGGGTCGTCGTGGTCCTCGGCGGCACGGGCTGTCACGTGTGGCGCCTCGTCGGCGACGGGTGCCCGCCGGAGCGCGTCTCGCGGCAGCGGGCCGCGCGCGGGCGGATCGTCCAGTGGCAGGCGTGCCCGCGACTCGAGGTCGGCTGGGCTCGTGCGCAGCACGCGCACGAAGACCCCGATCCACACGGCGATGAAGAAGAACATCGCGCCGATGACGAACGCACCCGCGCCGGTCTGCGCGGCCAGCTCCTGCAGCATCGCTATCTCGCCGAGGCGACGCCGGGTGCCGGCGTCGTGGCGGCGGGGGGCTCGAGCGGCGCGATCGCCGGCGCCTGGGGCTGCGGGCGGCGCCACTGGATGTCGGTGCCGAGCCGTTGGAGGTACGCGGTGAGCGCGATGATTTCCTTGTCGGCGAGCCCCCTCGGCCCCTGCTGCAGTTCGATCTCGCCGGCGATCGTCCGGGCCTGCGCCTCCATCGACGCGAGCGCCGTCTCGATCTCGCCGTCCGTGTACGGCACGCCGAGCGTGCGCAGCGCGCGCAGCTTCGAGCCGACGAGCGCCGTGTCGTACGGGTCGCCGAGCAGGTGCGGGTAGCGCGGCATCACCGATCCCGGCGTGGTCGAATCGGGGCGATCCATGTGCCGCACGTGCCAGAGCGACGGGTACTTCGCTCCGACCCGGTGAAGGTCCGGCCCGGTCCGCTTGGAACCCCACTGGAAGGGGTGGTCGTAGACGTACTCGCCGGCCTTCGAGTACTCGCCGTAGCGCTCGGTCTCGTGCCGGAACGGGCGCACGAGCTGCGAGTGGCAGTTGTAGCAGCCCTCGCGGAGGTAGATGTCGCGTCCGACGACCTCGAGCGGCGTATAGGGCGTCACACTGGCGATCTCCTTGACGTTCTTCTTGTCGAGGAACATCGGGATCGCCTCGACGAGCGAGCCGACCGCGAGCGCGAGGACGACGAGCACCGTGAAGCTCACCGTGCGCGCCTCGAGCGCGCGGTGGACGCCGTGGCGCAGCTCGTGCTGGATCCGGTAGAACGCGTGGTCGTAGGTGTTGGCGGGCGTCACCGCGCCAGGCGCCGCGACGTCACGGACGAGCGGCGGCGCGTGGACCTCCGGCTCCTCGGCGTAGTCGGCCGGCGCGCTCGTGATGGTCTTGTAGACGTTCCAGACGAGCAGGATCATGCCGGTGAAGAAGAGGATGGCGGCCATCAGCCGCACCCAGTAGAGCGGGACGATCCGGATGACGGTCTCGATGAAGTCGGGATACACGAGGCGGCCGTCGGCCTCGAACGCGCGCCACATGCCCCACTGCGTGATACCGGCCACCCACATCGACACCTGATAGGTGATGAGGCCGATCGTCGACACCCAGAAGTGCGTCGTCGCGAGGGCCTTCGAGTAGAGCTCCGTCTTCCAGAGTCGCGGGATGACCCAGTAGAGGATGGCGAACGACAGGAACGCGTTCCACCCCAGCGCGCCGGCGTGCACGTGCCCGATCGTCCAGTCGGTGAAGTGGCTCACCGCGTTCACCGACTTGATCGACATCATCGGCCCTTCGAAGGTGGCCATGCCGTAGTAGGTGATGGCGACGACCATGAACTTGAGGACCGGGTCGTCGCGCAGCTTGTGCCACGCGCCGCGCAACGTGAAGTACCCGTTGACCATGCCGCCCCACGACGGCATCCAGAGGATGAGCGAGAAGAGCATCCCGAGCGTCGACGCCCACTCGGGCACGGCCGAGTAGTGGAGGTGGTGCGGGCCGGCCCAGATGTAGACGAAGACGAGCGACCAGAAGTGCATGATCGACAGCCGGTAGCTGAACACCGGCCGGTCGGCCGCTTTCGGCAGGTAGTAGTACATGAGGCCGAGGAAGGGCGTCGTCAGGAAGAACGCCACGGCGTTGTGCCCGTACCACCATTGCATCAGGGCGTCCTTGACGCCCGAGTACGCCGAATAGCTCCCGAGCCACGAGTACGGCATCACCATGCTGTTGCCGATGTGGAGGATGGCCACCGCGACGATCGACGCGAGGTAGAACCAGATGGCCACGTAGAGGTGCTTCTCGCGCCGGATGGCGATCGTGCCGAAGAAGTTGATCGCGAAGGCGACCCAGAGCACCGCGATGACGACGTCGAGCAGCCACGGCAGCTCGGCGTACTCCTTGCCCTGGGTGTGGCCCGTGACGAGCGCGAGCGCCGCCGCCACGATGAGCAGCTGCCAGCCCCAGAAGTGGAAGGCCGACAGCCCGTCGCTGAAGAGGCGGGTCTTCAGCAGCCGCTGCATCGAGTGGTAGGTGCCGGCGAAGATGATGTTGCCGCAGAAGGCGAAGATGACCGCGTTCGTGTGCAGCGGCCTGAGCCGGCCGAACGTCAGGTAGGGCGCGAGGTTCAGGTCCGGCAGAAAGAGCATCGCCGAGATGACGACGCCCACGAGCATGCCGACCACGGCCCAGACGACGGCTGCCAGGAAGAAGAGCCGTGGGGTTCGGTCGTCGTAGCGCACGCTGTCGCTCATCGGTCTTCCATCCTGTGTCGGTGAGTTGCCCGGGGCGCACGGGTCGCCGCGATCCAGGCCGCGAGGGCTGGCAGCAGAGGGTAGGGGTGTGGCCCGGCCGAACGAGACATCCGGAGCCTGCTTGGGGGGCAGGGTCGAGGAACGGGGGCTACTCAGGGGACCAGGGCGTCCCCTGCGGGTGAGGCCCGAACGGCGACCGCCGGCGAACGCCTCGTGGGGGAGGATCCCCCGTTCTCTGGTTGATGATCCTGTCGGAAATCGCGCCTCGCCGCAAGAGCTAACGTGAATCACTCGCTCCGCGGCCTCACCTGAGGGCTGGCGACGCGACGACGCGTCTCAGTCCCGCTCGCCGAGAATCGCGTCGATGCGGTTCTCGAGCACGTCCTCGACCTCGAACCCGAAGATCTGGAGGTAGTGCTCGGCCGATTCGATCAGCGCCCGCTGCGGGACGAGGCCTACCATCTCCACGCGGCTCACGCCGGCGCCGAACCGGCGCAGCTCGGTCTTGACCGCCTCGAGGATGCGGTAGAGCGGTGTCGCGTGGAAGTTGCCGACGGTGATGTTCAGCAGCGCCTCGTTGCGGGTCCGGTCGAGCGCCGGGTAGAAGTGCACGCCCGGGAGGCCGGCCGTGCCCGACAGCACGTGCGTGACCCACTCGGCGGCCTCTTCGCTCGCCGTGGTCAGGTAGGCCTTGAAGTTCACGAGCGGCAGCCGCGCCCCGATGATGGTGGCCCCCTTGTCGAGCGGGAACTTGTCGGGGCCGAAGTCGGGTTTCCACGCCGGGTCGGCGATCTTGGTGGCGAACCCCTCGTACTCGCCTTCGCGGATGCTCTCGATGTCGCGGCGGAGCACGGTCCGCGCCGACTCCGCGAAGAGGTACACCGGCAGCTCGAAGCGCCGGGCGACCTCCTCGGCGAACTGAACCGACCAGTCGACCGCCGTGGAGAGCGGCGCGTCGCGCAGGGCGACGAACGGGAAGACGTCGACCGCGCCGATCCGCGGGTACTCTCCCTGGTGCTGCCGCATGTCGATGTGTCCGAGCGCCGCCTCGTAGAGCAGGAACCCGCCTTCGAAGACCGCCGGCTTGCTGCCCGTGAACGAGAAGATGGTCCGGTTGCGGACCTGGTCCATCGAGACGTCGAGCACGACGAGGCCCGGCACGTGCTCGAGCGTCTGCTGGAGGGTCTCGACGAACGCCTCGTCGCGGCCCTCCGAGATGTTCGGAACGACGGAGATGATCTGCGACATCACGCCCCCCGCGGTCAATCCCGGAATTCACGTCGCATCGTCGTGAATTCCGACGTCGCCGTGAGCCATGAGCCATGAGCTGCCCGCGCCGTCCAAGGTCCCATCTCGAAGGTGTCAGGCCTCATCGCTCGCAGCTCACAGCTCAGGGCTCCCTGGTTCAAGGTGGACCTCGATCTAGAAGAGTCCGAGGAAGATGCCGGCCGCGAGGGCCGAGCCGATCACGCCCGCCACGTTCGGGCCCATGGCGTGCTGGAGGAGGAAATTGCCCGGGTCCTCGGCCTGGCCGACCTGGTGGACGACCCGGGCCGAGTCGGGCACGGCCGAGACGCCGGAGGCGCCGATGAGCGGGTTCACCTTCTCGCGGGCGACCAGGTTCATCAGCTTGGCGAAGAGCACGCCGCCGGCCGTGGCGGTGCCGAACGCGAGGCAGCCGAGGACGAAGATGAGCACCGACTGCTTCGTCAGGAACACGCCAGCCGACGTCGAGGCGCCGACCGCGACGCCGAGCAGGATGGTGCAGACGTCGAGCATGGCGCTCGAGGCCGACTTCGCGAGCCGGCCCGTCACGCCGGATTCCTTCAGGAGGTTCCCGAAGAACAGCATGCCGAGCAGCGGCAGGCCGCCCGGGGCGAGCAGCGTCGTCACGAGCAGGCCCATGATCGGAAACGCGATCTTCTCGAACTGCGAGACCTTGCGCCCCGGCTTCATCCGGATCAGGCGTTCGTCGCGCGTCGTGAGCAGACGCATAATCGGCGGCTGGATGATCGGGACCATCGCCATGTAGCTGTACGCCGAAATCGCAATCGGTCCGATCAGGGCGGGGGCCAGCCGGCTCGCGGCGAAGATGGCCGTGGGGCCGTCGGCGCCGCCGATGATGGCGATCGCCCCGGCGCTCTGCGCCGAGAACCCCAGCCAGAGCGCGCCGATGAAGGTGATGAAGATGCCGACCTGCGCCGCCGCGCCGAGCAGCAGGCTCTTCGGGTTCGACAGCAGCGCCGAGAAGTCGGTGAGCGCACCGATGCCGAGAAAGATGAGCGGCGGCAGGAGCCCGCTGCGCACGCCGTAGTAGATGATGCCGAGCACGCTGTTCCCCGTGGTGTTGAACACGTACTCGCGCGACACCGGGTCGATCATGTACAGAGAGACGCTGTTGAAGATCGCGAGCGGCAGCGGCACGTTGCCGATGAGGATCCCGAAGCCGATCGGCACGAGGAGCAGCGGTTCGTAGTCCTTCGAGATGGCGAGGTAGATGAACAGCAGCCCGATGAGCACCATCACGACGTTGCCCGGCGTGAGGTTCGCGATGCCGCTGCCCTGGACGACCTGGTCGAGGTACCCGGTGATGTCGCCCGTCAGGATGTCCTTCGCGAAGAACCCCTGCTCGAACTGCGTGACGTAGCCGAGGCTCTCCCTCGGTCCGACCGTGACCACCGTGTAGATCGCGGCCACGCGTCCCGCTCCGTCGAACAGCCGGCCCTTCGCCGCGCGCTTCAGCACCTGCGCGTCGAGGTCGTCGCGCCCCTTGTCGATCCGGAAGTACGTCCCCGCCGGCTCGATCGTGAACGGCAGGAAGGCCTTGCCGAGGGCCGGGATCGCCACGTGGTCGACGTCCGCGATCGCCTTGCCCGGCGCGAACTCGACACGCACGATGGCCTCGAAGTCGTCGGCGTGCACCGTGGCGACGGTACCCACGTCACGCGCGAAGGCATCGCGCACCACGCCGGTCGTCGCGGCCGGTCCGAGGTAATCGTTCACGAGCCCGTCGGTCGTGCCCGAGTGAATGCGCAGGTAGGTGGCGCCGGGCTCGAAGGTGACGCCAAACGTCGGTCGGCCGGCGGCCGGTGCGGAGGTGGCGCCGAGCAGCACGAAGGCGATCGAGACGAGGAAGACCGGCTTCACGCTTCCCCCTACAGCGTCGTCAGCTTCGGCCGCGACACGTCGACGAGCAGGTCGCCCTCGGCAATCGTATCGCCCTCGCGCACGTAGACCTTGGTCACCGTGCCGGCGTACGGCGTGGTGACCGCGTTCTCCATCTTCATGGCCTCCATGACCAGGAGCGTCTGTCCGGCCGCGACGCTCTCGCCCTCCTTCGCGCGGATCGCCAGGACGAGCCCCGGCATGGGCGCCACGATGCCACCCTCGCCACGCGACGGGGCCGCCGCCCGCGACACTGACGGTGCCGGCGCAGAGGCCACCGCCGAGGAGGGCGATGGGCGCGCGGGCTCGATAGTGATCTTCCGCCGACCGAGCTGGATCAAATCGACCGCGTACTCGGTGCCGTCGACCACCACGGTCGCCCGCTCAGGCGTGAGTTCCCTGATCTCGGCCCGATACTCCCGGCCCCCGATGCGAAGCACGTGTTGACTCATGGCGGTGGTCTCCCGGCCGAGGTCAGGGCGCCGGCGCGTGGCGCCTGATCGTCACGCGGGCCCCGGGCCGGTTCATGTAGAGGGTGCGCTCGACCTCGAGCACGGCCGCGATCACCGCGAGCACGTCCGCCGGGACCGGTTCCGGCGAGACGACGGCGGGCGGTGGGGCCGGGGCCGCCATCTGCGGCGCGGGGCTCCCGTGGCCGTGGCCCTCTTCGCTCCACGGCACGTAGCGCGAGATGCGGCTGAAGAGTCCGATGAAGCCGATGCAGGCCACGAGACCGATGAAGACGACCGACATCCCGAGGGCGGTGACGATCGAGGCTTCCCAGAGCGACATCGATGACCTCAGAGCGGAATGTTGGTGTGCCGTCGCGCGGGGTTCGCGTCGCGCTTGTCGGCCAGCATCTCGAGCGCCTTGACGATCCGGAAGCGCGTGGTGGCGGGCTCGATCACGTCGTCGATGTAGCCCTTGCGCGCCGCGACGTACGGCGTGGCGAAGAGGCTCGCGTAACGCTCCTTGAGCTCGGTGGCCTTCGCCGCGACGTCCTCTGCGGCGTCGAGCTCCTTCTTGTAGATGATCTCCACGGCCCCGTCGGGGCCCATGACCGCGATCTCCGCCGTCGGCCACGCGTAGTTGACGTCGCCGCGCAGGTGCTTCGAGCTCATCACGCAGTACGCCCCCCCGTAGGCCTTGCGCAGGATGACGGTGACCTTCGGCACCGTGGCCTCCGCGAAGGCGAAGAGCAGCTTGGCCCCGTTGCGGATGATCCCGCCGTACTCCTGCGTCGTCCCGGGCATGAAGCCCGGCACGTCCTCGAGCGTGACGAGCGGAATGTTGAAGGCGTCGCAGAAGCGCACGAACCGTGCGCCCTTCACCGACGCCGCGTTGTCGAGCACGCCGGCGAGCACCTTCGGCTGGTTGGCCACCACCCCCACCGGGCGCCCGTTGAACCGCGCGAAGCCGACGACGAGGTTGGGGGCCCAGGCTTCGTGGACCTCGAGGAACTCGCCGCGATCGACCACGGCGCGCACCACGTCCTTGACGTCGTACGGCTGGTTCGGGTTGTCGGGCAGCACGGCGTTCAGTTCGGGCACCGAGCGGTCGAGCGGATCGTCGCACGCCGCCATCGGAGGCTTCTCCTGGTAGTTCTGCGGCAGGAAGCCGAGCAGGCGGCGGACGAGGTCGAGCGCCTGGTCCTCGTTCTCGGCGACGAAATGCGTGACGCCGCTCTTCGCGGCGTGCACGTCGGCGCCGCCGAGCTGCTCGGTCGTGACGCTCTCCCGGGTCACCTGCTTCACGACCTTGGGACCGGTGAGGAACATGTAGCTCGTGCCGCGCGTCATCGCCACGAAATCGGTGATGGCGGGACTGTAGACGGCACCGCCGGCGCAGGGACCGAGCACGAGGCTCAGCTGCGGCACGACGCCCGAGGCGAGCACGTTGCGCAGGAAGATGTCGGAGTAGCCCGCGAGCGCGTCGACGCCTTCCTGGATGCGCGCGCCACCCGAGTCGTTGAGCCCGATGATCGGTGCGCCCACCTTCGTGGCCAGGTCCATGACCTTGCAGATCTTCTCCGCGAAGGTCTTCGACAGGCTTCCGCCGAAGATCGTGAAGTCCTGGCTGAAGACGAAGACGAGCCGTCCGTTGATGGTGCCATGCCCGGTGATGACGCCGTCGGTGAGCGGCTGATCCTTCGCCATGCCGAAGTCGGTGCAGCGGTGCGTGACGAACGTGTCGAACTCCTCGAAGCTGCCTTCGTCGACCAGCCGCTCGATGCGCTCGCGGGCCGTGTACTTGCCCTGGTCGTGCTGCTTCTTGATGCGCTTCTCACCGCCCGCGCGGTGGGCGGTCTCGCGCAGGTGGGCGAGTTCCAGGATCTTTCGCTCGATGCTCATGGAAGGTTCCGTGCAGCGGTGCCCAGGGGGGGGCGTGCGGCCCGTGGCGCGATCGGCCGTCGGGCGATCGTAGCACTTCCCAGACGCCCGACTGAAGCCTCCGTCTCGCGCCAGCCGATGGGGCCCGCGTTGGCCGAGCGGAGACTGGCGGGGCAGGGCGGCTGAGCTTCGGCCCCGCTGCCATTGGCGAACCGATCCGGTGCGAGCCGTCAGCCAGGCAACCGCTGGCAGCGCCTGGCCGCCGCGCCGAGCACCAGCAGCCAGCCCGCCGTGGCCACCGCGTAGATGGCGGCGAGCTTGCCCGCGGCAAAAGCGACCTCGACCCAGGTCGGCGGCAGCGAGGCCGGACGCCAATCAGCGGCCTGCCAGGGCAGCCAGGCCAGGCCCCAGAGGCTCACCGCCGTCAAGCCGAGCGCTCGCCAATCGAGACCGCGCAGCGGCCACCCGCGCCAGGACCGCGGCACGGCGAGCGGCGTGGCCGCGAGCGCCACGGCGAGCGACACGCCGAATCCCCACCGCAGGATCCACGCCGCCCAGCCGACGGCCGCGTGCAGCCAGCCGCTGGTGGTCAGATCGAACCGCGCGATCAGCCACGCGTCGAGCTCGCCCCGCGTCGCCGCGTGCCACGCGTCGAGCCGCCCGGCGACCCCCGAGAACGCCCAGAACACGAGCAGCGCCGCCAGGAACCACGGCACTCTCGGCAGGCTGCTTCGCACGTGGCGCCACGGCCCTTCGCGCGAAGCCAGTGAAGCAAGCGCCGTCAGGTTGACGACCGCGGCGACGCAGACGATGGCGATGAAGAGCAGCGCCGACAGCGCCAGCATCATCGCGTTGGTCTCCGGCACGTTGATCAACGCCCAGTAGAGCGCCGCGGCCGCGGCATGCCCGGCAGCCAGCCACGCCCACACGCGCACGCGATGGCCGATCATCGCTGGTCTCCTTCCCGCGGTGCCGTCTCCCCGTCGGCCGGCGCGACGGTGATGCGGACGGTCGACGTGGACGCCGAGACGCCGGGCACGTACATCGGCGCGACCTGCGCCGGCATGGCGCGGAACTGGCCTGGCGTCACCACCTTCAGCAGGTAGAAGTACTCGTATCGCCCTTCGTCGAAGCGCTGCTGGAAGAACACCACCCGGTTGTCGCGGTACTCCCGGCGCGAGCCGTCCCACCACGCGTCCCACCACGCGGCCGGCTTCTCGAGACGGTACAGCTCGCGTTGGGCCACCGGTTCGGTCCCCGCGGGGATCGGGTCCTCGATGACGAGGTAGCGCCAGTCGCTCGACCCGGCC from Acidobacteriota bacterium includes:
- a CDS encoding c-type cytochrome; its protein translation is MAQFEDKVLHELDGIKEYDNPMPGWLMAIWWGSLIFSAAYLMFYALSFGEGTMEAEYRADTERALASVQAHFDANPLVPPSPADLLAGAADPAVLDLGQTRFARSCASCHGEQAQGLIGPNLTDEYWIHGGRVEQIFQSVAKGWPARGMPPWGRALAPDELAAVVAYVRSLQGTTPPNARPSEGDRVVPEPLPGN
- the ccoN gene encoding cytochrome-c oxidase, cbb3-type subunit I is translated as MSDSVRYDDRTPRLFFLAAVVWAVVGMLVGVVISAMLFLPDLNLAPYLTFGRLRPLHTNAVIFAFCGNIIFAGTYHSMQRLLKTRLFSDGLSAFHFWGWQLLIVAAALALVTGHTQGKEYAELPWLLDVVIAVLWVAFAINFFGTIAIRREKHLYVAIWFYLASIVAVAILHIGNSMVMPYSWLGSYSAYSGVKDALMQWWYGHNAVAFFLTTPFLGLMYYYLPKAADRPVFSYRLSIMHFWSLVFVYIWAGPHHLHYSAVPEWASTLGMLFSLILWMPSWGGMVNGYFTLRGAWHKLRDDPVLKFMVVAITYYGMATFEGPMMSIKSVNAVSHFTDWTIGHVHAGALGWNAFLSFAILYWVIPRLWKTELYSKALATTHFWVSTIGLITYQVSMWVAGITQWGMWRAFEADGRLVYPDFIETVIRIVPLYWVRLMAAILFFTGMILLVWNVYKTITSAPADYAEEPEVHAPPLVRDVAAPGAVTPANTYDHAFYRIQHELRHGVHRALEARTVSFTVLVVLALAVGSLVEAIPMFLDKKNVKEIASVTPYTPLEVVGRDIYLREGCYNCHSQLVRPFRHETERYGEYSKAGEYVYDHPFQWGSKRTGPDLHRVGAKYPSLWHVRHMDRPDSTTPGSVMPRYPHLLGDPYDTALVGSKLRALRTLGVPYTDGEIETALASMEAQARTIAGEIELQQGPRGLADKEIIALTAYLQRLGTDIQWRRPQPQAPAIAPLEPPAATTPAPGVASAR
- a CDS encoding OadG family protein → MSLWEASIVTALGMSVVFIGLVACIGFIGLFSRISRYVPWSEEGHGHGSPAPQMAAPAPPPAVVSPEPVPADVLAVIAAVLEVERTLYMNRPGARVTIRRHAPAP
- a CDS encoding sodium ion-translocating decarboxylase subunit beta gives rise to the protein MVLIGLLFIYLAISKDYEPLLLVPIGFGILIGNVPLPLAIFNSVSLYMIDPVSREYVFNTTGNSVLGIIYYGVRSGLLPPLIFLGIGALTDFSALLSNPKSLLLGAAAQVGIFITFIGALWLGFSAQSAGAIAIIGGADGPTAIFAASRLAPALIGPIAISAYSYMAMVPIIQPPIMRLLTTRDERLIRMKPGRKVSQFEKIAFPIMGLLVTTLLAPGGLPLLGMLFFGNLLKESGVTGRLAKSASSAMLDVCTILLGVAVGASTSAGVFLTKQSVLIFVLGCLAFGTATAGGVLFAKLMNLVAREKVNPLIGASGVSAVPDSARVVHQVGQAEDPGNFLLQHAMGPNVAGVIGSALAAGIFLGLF
- a CDS encoding biotin/lipoyl-binding protein, translating into MSQHVLRIGGREYRAEIRELTPERATVVVDGTEYAVDLIQLGRRKITIEPARPSPSSAVASAPAPSVSRAAAPSRGEGGIVAPMPGLVLAIRAKEGESVAAGQTLLVMEAMKMENAVTTPYAGTVTKVYVREGDTIAEGDLLVDVSRPKLTTL
- the ftcD gene encoding glutamate formimidoyltransferase translates to MSQIISVVPNISEGRDEAFVETLQQTLEHVPGLVVLDVSMDQVRNRTIFSFTGSKPAVFEGGFLLYEAALGHIDMRQHQGEYPRIGAVDVFPFVALRDAPLSTAVDWSVQFAEEVARRFELPVYLFAESARTVLRRDIESIREGEYEGFATKIADPAWKPDFGPDKFPLDKGATIIGARLPLVNFKAYLTTASEEAAEWVTHVLSGTAGLPGVHFYPALDRTRNEALLNITVGNFHATPLYRILEAVKTELRRFGAGVSRVEMVGLVPQRALIESAEHYLQIFGFEVEDVLENRIDAILGERD
- the ccoG gene encoding cytochrome c oxidase accessory protein CcoG, coding for MHEEVRKKPPDPAPAAPIGYERVFEPAPEDELLYSLSADGKRKFMHPLVHRGRYWHIRRAIAYVLFLLFFALPHVTMAGRPAVQIDLATRNTYIFGATFNPTDSLVLVSFGFGVIVTVFFLATSYGRMWCGYACPQTVYLEFLFRPIESFLEGGPRKQRLLNAAPVTPRKAAIKVGKWSAWTVVALFMAITFVAYFTGFGPLVAGLVAEPLAWKGSIFTIVGLTGAILFDFGWFRDQMCTIACPYGRLQNVIADQDTILVAYDERRGEPRMRVRERVAGVVAGDCIACRACVNACPTGTDIKRGLQPECIGTAQCIDACDAVMRGIGKPIGLIRYTSEREQRGGARRVWRPRTFAYLALMTVAWGSFAWLVATRGDALVEFVRGGREPYRLLPTGEVANQQRVRITNQRDETQSFTIEVLSPSDARLVVSESPIVIEPSKLVNVNAVTTVPREVFVDGQARVRYVVRSDRGFEKEIEFLLLGPYGPPGGAP
- a CDS encoding FixH family protein codes for the protein MKLFRLLSEYRWPIYLGGLLSMSIIACGILVWVATRPDTPRPIKGYYEAARRWDVDRAVEQASREIGWTVRYELPSDIPFYPGMPRPVDIRVADRHGQPVSGLAGHFFAIRPSDTRLNQSGELVELPQAAGSYRALVRVDDAGRWEFRIDASQDGLRFVHAARFDVPGGGPP